One window from the genome of Methanococcoides sp. AM1 encodes:
- a CDS encoding FmdE family protein, with the protein MDDEMDNILKQIKEQDPELFLQVEKIIPFHGYLSTGALIGLQMLNMSKRLLDVKEGERIYATAETYNCVPDPFQILEGATTGNKGLKVKDYGKMAVTVNKRGAPGEKTMPAVRIYLDPEKTKAYPKLYAWYMNTEKVPHEVVVPIVLEAGENIYSYSFTEIEVPIKKRKQVKLCDKCGESFVWYEGEALCEACRHEQ; encoded by the coding sequence ATGGATGATGAAATGGATAATATTCTAAAACAGATTAAAGAACAAGATCCAGAGCTATTTTTACAGGTGGAGAAGATCATTCCTTTCCACGGCTATTTGAGCACAGGGGCACTTATTGGCCTGCAGATGCTCAATATGTCAAAGAGACTCCTTGATGTTAAGGAAGGTGAACGTATCTACGCTACAGCAGAGACGTACAACTGTGTTCCAGATCCTTTCCAGATCCTTGAAGGTGCTACCACCGGAAACAAGGGGCTTAAGGTGAAGGATTACGGAAAGATGGCTGTTACTGTCAACAAGCGTGGTGCGCCTGGTGAGAAAACAATGCCTGCTGTCAGGATATATCTTGATCCTGAAAAGACAAAGGCATATCCAAAGCTTTATGCATGGTACATGAACACTGAGAAAGTACCTCATGAGGTAGTTGTTCCGATCGTCCTTGAGGCGGGAGAGAACATTTATTCTTATTCTTTTACAGAGATCGAAGTACCGATCAAGAAACGCAAGCAAGTAAAGCTTTGTGACAAATGTGGAGAGAGCTTTGTCTGGTACGAAGGCGAAGCACTTTGTGAAGCATGCAGACATGAGCAATAA